A genomic window from Terriglobia bacterium includes:
- a CDS encoding alpha-amylase family protein, with amino-acid sequence MTIDRRDFLQALASGALISSSVAGDSIAAAPPSQTSGWYDRPMRWAQLVFVEDDPGNYDREFWLDYFRRIHADAACLSAGGCVAFYPTEIPLHYRSKWLADRDTFGEIVKGCRALGMNVIARTDAHACHQDMYDAHPDWIMVNEKGEKVRHWSDRDFWVTCALGPYNFEFMTSVHTEIMRLYRVDGIFTNRWAGSGMCYCAHCQENFIAFAGMELPRTNNPQNPARREYIVWRQKRLFELWRVWDAAIKSINPDASFIPNAGGGALSGLNMKTIGERAPTLFADRQGRSGLMPPWINGKNAKEYGAALGRKSIVGIFSVGLEDKYRWKDSVQSGNEIRTWVVDGMAHNFRPWFTKFNAKPIDRRWLPVVEELYNWHHQNERYLRNESSLARVAMVYSQQTAAFYGGEQARAKVEDPSLGFYQALVEARIPFEMVHDELLDAGHLAAFRTLVLPNIAALSEKQCDQVRQFVNGGGNLVATWETSLYDEWGVRRDDFGLASLFGTSFAGRTEGPMQNSYLTLEKDPATGHFHPLLAGLEDATRIINGVNRVIVKPAIAGSYAPLIVVPSYPDLPMEEVFPRPDETKEAGVFIRESGRGRVVYFPWDVDRTFWEVLNPDHGKLLRNAVRWATNEALPVTVEGPGIIDLSVWTQTNSMTVHLVNLTNPMMMKGPVREIIPTPRQQVRVRIPGGRRIAKVHLLVAKTDAAYRQDGGDVRLEVPSVGLHEVIAVDFEA; translated from the coding sequence ATGACCATTGACAGGCGTGACTTTCTGCAGGCGCTGGCAAGCGGCGCGCTGATTTCAAGCAGCGTGGCCGGCGACTCGATCGCCGCCGCTCCGCCGTCCCAAACATCCGGCTGGTACGATCGGCCCATGCGATGGGCGCAGCTTGTCTTTGTTGAAGATGATCCTGGCAATTACGACCGCGAGTTCTGGCTCGACTACTTCCGGCGTATTCACGCGGATGCGGCGTGCCTGAGCGCCGGGGGATGTGTCGCTTTTTATCCAACCGAAATTCCGCTCCATTATCGCAGCAAGTGGCTGGCCGATCGAGATACGTTTGGCGAAATCGTCAAGGGCTGCCGTGCTCTGGGTATGAACGTGATTGCGCGAACGGACGCTCACGCCTGCCATCAGGACATGTACGACGCCCATCCGGATTGGATCATGGTAAACGAGAAGGGCGAGAAGGTGCGTCACTGGTCTGACCGGGACTTCTGGGTGACCTGCGCTCTGGGTCCCTACAATTTCGAATTCATGACTTCCGTGCACACGGAAATAATGAGGCTCTATCGCGTTGATGGGATCTTCACCAATCGATGGGCCGGCTCCGGGATGTGCTACTGCGCTCACTGCCAGGAAAACTTCATTGCGTTCGCCGGAATGGAACTGCCGCGAACGAATAATCCCCAGAATCCCGCGCGGCGGGAATACATTGTTTGGCGTCAGAAAAGGCTGTTCGAGTTGTGGCGTGTGTGGGATGCCGCCATTAAGAGCATCAACCCGGACGCCAGCTTTATCCCGAACGCGGGCGGCGGTGCGCTCAGCGGACTCAATATGAAAACCATTGGCGAAAGGGCGCCGACCTTGTTCGCTGACCGGCAAGGGCGGAGCGGGCTGATGCCGCCCTGGATTAACGGCAAGAACGCAAAGGAATATGGCGCCGCCCTCGGCCGCAAGTCGATTGTCGGCATTTTCAGCGTGGGTCTGGAAGACAAGTACCGCTGGAAGGACTCCGTCCAGAGTGGCAATGAGATCCGGACGTGGGTAGTGGACGGCATGGCGCATAATTTCCGTCCGTGGTTTACAAAATTCAACGCCAAGCCGATTGACAGGCGATGGCTTCCGGTGGTGGAAGAACTTTATAACTGGCACCACCAGAATGAGCGATACCTTCGGAACGAGTCTTCGCTGGCGAGGGTCGCCATGGTTTACTCTCAGCAGACCGCGGCGTTTTATGGAGGCGAGCAGGCGCGCGCCAAAGTCGAGGACCCGTCACTTGGTTTCTACCAGGCCCTGGTCGAAGCGCGCATTCCTTTCGAGATGGTCCACGATGAACTGCTGGATGCCGGGCACCTGGCGGCTTTCCGCACGCTCGTTCTTCCGAACATTGCGGCGCTTTCAGAGAAACAGTGTGACCAGGTCCGGCAATTTGTAAACGGCGGCGGCAATCTGGTGGCCACCTGGGAAACGTCTCTCTATGACGAGTGGGGCGTGCGCAGGGATGATTTCGGCCTGGCATCGCTGTTCGGCACGTCGTTTGCGGGGCGCACCGAAGGGCCGATGCAAAATTCGTATCTGACGCTCGAGAAGGACCCGGCCACTGGCCATTTCCATCCCTTGCTCGCAGGGCTTGAAGACGCGACTCGAATCATCAACGGCGTCAACCGGGTGATTGTGAAGCCGGCGATCGCAGGTTCGTATGCCCCACTGATCGTGGTGCCGTCGTATCCGGACCTTCCCATGGAAGAGGTTTTTCCACGGCCGGACGAAACGAAGGAGGCTGGCGTCTTTATTCGTGAATCCGGGCGTGGCCGCGTGGTGTATTTTCCCTGGGATGTGGACCGCACCTTCTGGGAGGTTCTGAACCCAGACCACGGCAAGCTGCTTCGAAATGCGGTGCGCTGGGCCACCAATGAGGCGCTGCCGGTCACGGTCGAGGGGCCCGGCATAATTGACCTTTCCGTCTGGACACAGACGAACTCCATGACCGTCCATCTGGTGAACCTGACCAACCCCATGATGATGAAAGGACCGGTGCGGGAGATTATTCCAACCCCCCGCCAGCAGGTGCGTGTACGCATCCCCGGGGGCCGCCGGATCGCGAAGGTCCACTTGCTGGTTGCGAAAACAGATGCTGCTTACCGTCAGGATGGCGGCGATGTTCGGCTGGAGGTGCCGTCGGTTGGATTGCACGAAGTAATCGCGGTTGATTTTGAGGCGTAA
- a CDS encoding mandelate racemase/muconate lactonizing enzyme family protein: MNRRDVLRSAAALPALGVALSAAAEQRKTLKITGLETDLLKPPPGQPEYDALQTLNVDKGAVVLRIHTDAGITGWANSSFGNRGEGARVVQSILENEVKPVIMGKDPAFPRGIRAELWNAMNYQGVTGVAQFALAATDIALWDILGKNAGLPVCKMLGAYRDRIPVYSMCGWYYDNDEDLSHFKRQVSAAMEQGYKAVKIKVGKYTLADDVRRIRMALDTIGKGKRLMVDANQVFDRSEALLRGKVYQEMGCFWLEEPLPPEDMEGFAIVAQALDMRIATGENLNTKYAFADLIARRGADIVQPDDRRAGGVCEWMEIAAIADGYHVEVASHGGGQTNLNMLLAMPNAIYMESGGPQKMIDGEVLGPEAPGMSSEVSAEEIRKYKVS; the protein is encoded by the coding sequence ATGAACAGAAGAGACGTGCTGCGTTCGGCGGCGGCGCTGCCGGCGCTCGGGGTGGCATTATCTGCGGCGGCTGAACAGCGGAAAACACTGAAGATTACCGGGCTTGAGACGGATCTGTTGAAACCTCCTCCCGGCCAGCCCGAATATGATGCGCTTCAAACGCTGAACGTGGACAAGGGCGCCGTGGTCCTCCGAATCCACACCGACGCGGGCATCACAGGCTGGGCCAACAGTTCATTCGGCAATCGTGGTGAAGGCGCGCGCGTGGTGCAGTCGATCCTCGAAAACGAAGTCAAACCCGTAATTATGGGAAAGGACCCGGCGTTTCCGCGGGGAATCCGCGCTGAACTGTGGAACGCCATGAACTACCAGGGCGTCACCGGCGTGGCGCAGTTTGCGCTGGCGGCTACCGACATTGCGCTATGGGATATTCTGGGCAAAAATGCGGGCCTGCCCGTCTGTAAAATGCTGGGCGCCTATCGTGACCGGATTCCAGTCTACTCGATGTGCGGCTGGTACTACGACAACGATGAAGACCTTTCGCACTTCAAGCGGCAAGTTTCGGCGGCCATGGAACAGGGCTACAAAGCGGTGAAGATCAAGGTCGGGAAGTACACGCTGGCTGACGATGTCCGGCGAATCCGCATGGCGCTGGACACGATCGGGAAGGGCAAACGGTTGATGGTGGACGCCAACCAGGTGTTCGACCGCTCTGAAGCCTTGTTGAGAGGCAAGGTGTACCAGGAAATGGGTTGTTTCTGGCTGGAAGAGCCGCTCCCGCCGGAAGACATGGAAGGCTTCGCCATCGTGGCCCAGGCGCTCGACATGCGGATCGCCACGGGAGAGAATTTGAACACCAAGTATGCTTTCGCCGATCTCATTGCAAGACGTGGCGCGGACATTGTGCAGCCCGACGATCGCCGGGCCGGCGGCGTGTGCGAGTGGATGGAAATTGCCGCTATCGCTGACGGTTACCACGTGGAGGTGGCCAGCCACGGTGGCGGGCAAACCAACCTGAACATGCTCCTGGCCATGCCCAACGCCATCTATATGGAATCCGGCGGGCCGCAGAAGATGATCGACGGCGAGGTGCTGGGGCCCGAGGCCCCGGGCATGAGCAGCGAAGTGAGCGCCGAGGAAATTCGGAAGTATAAAGTTTCTTGA
- a CDS encoding glycoside hydrolase family 16 protein has product MITRRSILKGAMAAAGVASTRKLLASSAEISDAPPAGYRLVWQDEFNANGRPDHANWTCEHGFVRNEEFQWYQPENAFCADGKLIIESRREKKANPDYHQGSSDWRRNRRAADYTSASLTTRGIHSWKYGYFTLRGRIDTRPGIWPAWWTLGVSRRWPACGEIDIMEYYAGHVNANVAWEGADGKATWASIFKPIADFHDQSWSDKFHLWAMEWTREFIHLYLDGALLNSVNLRRTRNARGNGFNPFHQPVYMILNQAIGGESGGNPEQTRFPSRFEVDYVRAYQRPE; this is encoded by the coding sequence ATGATCACCCGCCGCAGCATACTGAAAGGGGCAATGGCTGCCGCAGGAGTTGCATCCACACGGAAGCTGCTTGCGAGCTCTGCCGAAATTTCGGACGCGCCGCCGGCGGGCTATCGGCTGGTCTGGCAGGATGAATTTAATGCGAACGGGCGGCCTGACCACGCCAACTGGACTTGCGAACACGGCTTCGTGCGCAACGAGGAGTTCCAGTGGTATCAGCCGGAGAACGCGTTCTGCGCGGACGGGAAATTGATCATCGAATCCCGGCGGGAGAAAAAAGCAAACCCAGATTATCACCAGGGCAGCAGCGACTGGCGCAGAAATCGGCGCGCCGCGGATTACACTTCGGCAAGTCTCACCACGCGCGGCATCCATAGCTGGAAGTACGGTTACTTCACCCTGCGCGGCCGGATTGATACGCGCCCGGGCATCTGGCCCGCGTGGTGGACGCTGGGGGTTTCCAGGCGCTGGCCTGCCTGCGGCGAAATTGACATCATGGAATATTACGCCGGACACGTGAACGCCAACGTTGCCTGGGAAGGAGCCGATGGTAAGGCAACCTGGGCCAGCATTTTTAAGCCGATCGCCGACTTTCACGATCAGAGTTGGTCTGACAAGTTCCACCTCTGGGCGATGGAATGGACCCGCGAGTTTATTCATCTGTACCTCGATGGAGCGCTGTTAAATTCGGTGAACCTTCGCCGCACCCGCAACGCGCGCGGGAACGGCTTCAATCCTTTTCACCAGCCCGTCTATATGATCCTGAATCAGGCCATCGGGGGCGAGAGCGGCGGCAATCCGGAACAAACGCGGTTTCCGTCTCGATTTGAAGTGGACTACGTGCGTGCGTATCAGCGGCCAGAGTAA
- the coaD gene encoding pantetheine-phosphate adenylyltransferase, with protein sequence MSNILAIYPGSFDPLTNGHFDLIQRSSRIFDHLIVALLTNAEKQPLFSVEERVEMLEEVTREMKNVSVDTFSGLLVEYAVKKKARAIVRGIRAFSDYEYEIQMALTNRKLQPKLETLFLMPAEEYAYISSRLVKEICRHGGSMKGLVPPLVEKRLRKKVVSTLDEV encoded by the coding sequence ATGTCAAACATTCTCGCGATTTATCCAGGGTCCTTCGACCCATTAACCAACGGCCACTTTGACCTGATCCAGCGAAGCAGCCGGATTTTTGACCATCTGATCGTCGCCCTGCTGACGAACGCGGAAAAGCAACCGCTCTTCAGCGTCGAGGAGCGGGTCGAGATGCTTGAGGAAGTGACGCGGGAAATGAAGAATGTGTCCGTGGACACCTTCAGCGGCCTGCTGGTTGAGTATGCCGTGAAGAAGAAAGCCCGTGCAATCGTTCGGGGCATCCGAGCTTTTTCCGACTACGAGTACGAAATTCAGATGGCCCTGACAAATCGAAAACTTCAGCCGAAGCTGGAAACGCTTTTCCTGATGCCGGCGGAAGAGTATGCCTACATCAGTTCGAGGCTGGTGAAGGAAATTTGCAGGCATGGCGGGTCCATGAAAGGTCTGGTTCCGCCATTGGTGGAAAAACGTTTGAGGAAGAAAGTCGTTTCAACGTTAGACGAGGTTTGA
- a CDS encoding pyridoxal phosphate-dependent aminotransferase — MQLSERISRISVSSTLAVVQKAAQLRASGVSLVDFGAGEPDFPTPDNIKKAAIEAINQNFTKYTPTSGTKELKEAIIERHAKDFGSNYKVEECLVTVGGKQAIFEAAAATINHGDEVILPVPYWVSYLDIVNYAGGKVVPLETREADDFQVRASNVEKLITPKTRLIIVNSPNNPTGAVIPDEEMEKLLALAKSRNVLLMSDECYCQFLYDGRKPFSLGHSGDRDHLIITGSLSKTYAMTGWRVGFALGAKNLMSNMLNLQSHSTSNTTSISQKAAVEALRGPQDSVRTMLAEYQRRRDKIVAGLRAIPGVTCANPAGAFYVYPNIGAYLKKNGTADCQALVDRLLEEAHVAVVPGPGFGTDEHVRLSYATSMENIEEGLQRMKKFFGEM; from the coding sequence ATGCAACTTTCAGAACGTATTTCGCGCATTTCAGTTTCATCCACTTTGGCCGTTGTCCAGAAGGCCGCCCAGCTCCGGGCGAGCGGCGTGAGCCTGGTCGATTTCGGCGCAGGCGAGCCCGATTTTCCGACTCCTGACAATATCAAGAAGGCGGCCATTGAGGCCATTAATCAGAATTTCACGAAGTACACGCCTACCAGCGGCACCAAGGAATTGAAAGAAGCCATCATCGAGCGCCACGCCAAAGACTTTGGCTCCAACTACAAAGTGGAAGAATGTCTGGTGACCGTGGGCGGGAAGCAGGCCATCTTCGAGGCTGCCGCCGCCACCATCAACCACGGCGACGAAGTGATTCTGCCAGTGCCCTATTGGGTGTCGTACCTCGACATCGTCAACTACGCCGGGGGCAAAGTGGTGCCGCTCGAGACCCGCGAGGCAGACGACTTCCAGGTGCGCGCCTCGAACGTTGAAAAACTGATTACGCCAAAAACGAGACTGATTATCGTGAATTCGCCAAACAACCCGACGGGCGCCGTGATTCCGGACGAGGAGATGGAGAAACTGCTGGCGCTGGCGAAGAGCCGTAACGTCCTCCTGATGTCAGATGAGTGCTATTGCCAGTTCCTTTATGACGGCCGGAAGCCCTTTTCACTAGGGCATTCGGGCGATCGCGACCATCTCATCATCACGGGATCGCTCTCGAAAACCTACGCGATGACGGGATGGCGCGTCGGCTTTGCTCTGGGCGCGAAAAACCTGATGAGCAACATGCTGAACCTGCAGAGCCATTCGACATCCAACACGACATCGATTTCGCAGAAGGCGGCTGTGGAAGCCCTGCGCGGGCCACAGGATTCCGTCCGTACGATGCTGGCCGAGTATCAGAGGCGCCGTGACAAGATTGTCGCCGGCCTGCGGGCGATTCCGGGTGTCACGTGCGCCAACCCCGCCGGCGCGTTTTACGTCTACCCGAACATAGGCGCTTACCTCAAGAAGAACGGTACCGCGGATTGCCAGGCGCTGGTGGACCGCCTGCTGGAAGAAGCGCACGTGGCAGTCGTGCCCGGGCCCGGCTTCGGTACTGACGAACACGTTCGGCTCTCCTATGCCACGTCCATGGAGAATATTGAAGAGGGACTCCAGCGGATGAAAAAGTTTTTCGGCGAAATGTGA
- a CDS encoding type I phosphomannose isomerase catalytic subunit, which produces MPRLDTPLKLSPIFKPKIWGVDSLAPLFDWPEPAKISSDRGASARPGEETLIGEVWITDESSEILNGPAAGLTLGEASARYRGELNGVNWKDRRFPILSKYIFTGDWLSLQVHPDDRYARKHDPGNLGKCEMWYILDAEPEAEILLAMKPGTTLEMLRDACERGKSKDLLYRFHPKRGEAIFVPPGTVHALGPGLVLFEAEEHSDMTYRLDDFGRAGLDGKPRPLHLDKGFGVIRPDAEPLRNLPRAVVSEPFGSHRYLLGCQYFAVEELKLRMTAHFKSSPDRVETLSIVAGRGRVESATGWLGYQAGDTWVIPPGAGRYRLAPVEKTRLLKFYVPNLDKDFRRPLSRRGKAAQVRKILFD; this is translated from the coding sequence ATGCCAAGACTTGACACTCCGCTCAAGCTTTCGCCCATCTTCAAGCCAAAAATCTGGGGAGTGGATAGTCTGGCGCCGCTGTTCGATTGGCCCGAGCCTGCGAAGATCTCGAGTGACCGCGGAGCGTCCGCCCGGCCAGGTGAGGAAACCTTGATTGGCGAGGTATGGATTACTGATGAAAGTTCAGAGATACTGAACGGCCCTGCCGCAGGGCTTACCTTGGGGGAGGCTTCCGCCAGGTACCGTGGTGAATTAAACGGGGTCAACTGGAAGGACCGCCGCTTCCCGATCCTCTCGAAGTACATCTTCACCGGTGACTGGCTTTCGCTCCAGGTGCATCCGGACGACCGCTACGCTCGCAAACACGACCCAGGGAACCTGGGAAAGTGCGAGATGTGGTACATCCTGGACGCGGAGCCGGAGGCGGAAATCCTGCTGGCCATGAAGCCCGGGACGACGCTGGAAATGCTGAGGGACGCCTGCGAACGTGGCAAGAGCAAGGACCTGCTTTACCGGTTTCACCCGAAACGCGGCGAGGCAATTTTTGTGCCGCCTGGTACGGTGCATGCGCTGGGACCGGGATTGGTCCTTTTTGAGGCCGAGGAACATTCCGACATGACCTACCGGCTGGACGATTTTGGTCGGGCTGGCCTCGATGGAAAGCCGCGGCCGCTTCATCTGGATAAAGGGTTCGGGGTAATCAGGCCGGATGCGGAGCCATTACGCAATCTGCCGAGAGCTGTGGTTAGTGAGCCTTTTGGTAGCCACAGATATCTTCTGGGTTGTCAATACTTTGCGGTGGAGGAATTAAAGTTACGGATGACAGCGCATTTTAAGTCCTCGCCGGACCGCGTGGAAACCCTATCCATCGTGGCGGGCAGAGGGCGGGTTGAGAGCGCGACAGGATGGCTGGGATACCAGGCAGGGGACACCTGGGTAATCCCACCCGGAGCGGGGCGGTATCGTCTTGCTCCGGTTGAGAAAACGCGCCTCCTCAAATTTTACGTGCCGAACCTTGACAAGGATTTCAGGCGTCCGCTTTCGCGCCGTGGCAAGGCCGCGCAAGTCAGAAAGATTCTCTTCGACTGA
- a CDS encoding mannose-1-phosphate guanylyltransferase has protein sequence MGSTEKSRASLYHHVYVVIMAGGSGTRFWPLSRRRTPKQLLNLFGDTTLLEQTVERVKGIVPPERTYIFANDMVRSEIVRLLPHIPERQIIAEPAQRNTAPTIGLAAYEILRRDPEGIMVILPADHVIRKPGAFRAALKAGCRWAATEGRSVVLGIQPTRPETGYGYIRLGGLAENTGQEKIFRVEAFTEKPGLTAARRYVASKRYLWNAGMFIWRASTLLTHLRRFQPAMAASLDRIAARGGIDGPQALKRLFPRLEKISIDYALMEKIDNVFAVAADMGWSDVGSWAVAYDLHAKDSDGNVRPEGSLCLDSRGNMVVNGGKFVVTIGVENLVIVETGEALLICAREQSQKVGKAVQELERQGRKNLL, from the coding sequence ATGGGCAGCACAGAGAAATCGCGGGCCTCACTTTACCATCACGTTTACGTGGTCATCATGGCCGGCGGCAGCGGGACTCGGTTCTGGCCGCTGAGCCGCCGCAGGACTCCCAAGCAGTTGTTGAACCTGTTTGGGGACACAACGCTCCTTGAACAGACGGTCGAACGCGTCAAGGGGATTGTGCCGCCGGAGCGGACCTATATTTTTGCCAATGATATGGTGCGATCCGAAATAGTGCGACTGCTGCCGCATATTCCGGAACGCCAGATCATTGCAGAACCGGCGCAGCGCAACACAGCGCCCACCATCGGCCTGGCCGCCTATGAGATTCTGCGCCGTGACCCGGAAGGCATCATGGTGATATTGCCTGCCGACCACGTGATCCGCAAGCCGGGAGCATTCCGGGCGGCGCTGAAAGCGGGCTGTCGCTGGGCCGCGACGGAAGGCCGCTCGGTGGTCCTGGGAATTCAACCTACGCGCCCGGAAACGGGATACGGGTACATCCGGCTGGGTGGGCTGGCAGAGAACACGGGACAAGAAAAGATCTTTCGCGTGGAAGCCTTCACGGAGAAGCCCGGACTCACGGCCGCTAGACGCTATGTGGCCTCTAAACGCTACTTGTGGAATGCCGGGATGTTCATCTGGAGGGCATCAACGCTCCTTACCCATCTCCGTAGATTTCAGCCGGCGATGGCGGCGAGTCTGGACCGGATCGCCGCGAGAGGAGGCATCGACGGCCCACAAGCACTGAAGCGCCTGTTTCCAAGGCTTGAGAAGATCTCCATTGATTATGCCTTGATGGAAAAGATCGACAACGTATTCGCCGTGGCGGCCGACATGGGCTGGAGTGACGTGGGAAGCTGGGCCGTGGCCTACGACCTGCACGCGAAGGACAGTGACGGGAACGTGCGGCCGGAAGGTTCACTTTGCCTCGATTCCAGAGGAAACATGGTGGTAAACGGCGGGAAATTTGTTGTGACCATCGGCGTGGAAAACCTGGTGATTGTTGAGACAGGCGAAGCGCTGCTAATCTGCGCGCGTGAGCAATCCCAGAAAGTGGGCAAGGCCGTCCAGGAACTCGAACGACAGGGCAGAAAGAATCTGCTGTAG
- a CDS encoding phosphoglucomutase/phosphomannomutase family protein: protein MSNPRKWARPSRNSNDRAERICCSAEVVLTREADQIKFGTDGWRGIIGDTFTFENVRRVATAVARYVCQEGRPERGLIVGYDARFLSPEAAHVAAHQVAAQGIPVLLADRVTPTPAVSYAVVARKTAGALMVTASHNPYVWNGIKLKAPYGGSASPEIMQRVETCVPADDPAREGSSNKGAANVKTADLVSPYLDRIRTLVSLDRIRESGRRFVIDPMYGAARGCLARLFEEAGIRFIEIHGEHNPLFPGINPEPIDPHLADLSQAVVKSKSDAGFATDGDADRIGAVDAQGNTVDSHKVFSILLRHLVAERGLKGEVVKTVSTTEMVAKIASKYGLPLHVTPIGFKYVCDLMLARDILIGGEESGGIAVRGHLPERDGILNSLYLADIIAQRGKNLGELVQELQGEFGPHYYRRLDLEIDKKAAQRVVERVRQGKLSSVANFKVLSLDDRDGVKMILGNSEWVLVRTSGTENVLRLYAEAPSKEQVTALLDAIAEFARQQSH from the coding sequence GTGAGCAATCCCAGAAAGTGGGCAAGGCCGTCCAGGAACTCGAACGACAGGGCAGAAAGAATCTGCTGTAGCGCGGAGGTTGTTCTGACCAGAGAGGCTGACCAGATCAAATTCGGGACGGACGGCTGGCGCGGAATTATTGGCGACACATTTACTTTCGAAAACGTGCGCCGTGTGGCGACGGCTGTCGCCCGCTATGTTTGTCAGGAAGGACGGCCTGAGCGCGGCCTGATAGTTGGCTATGACGCACGCTTTCTTTCGCCCGAAGCCGCTCATGTGGCCGCTCACCAGGTCGCGGCGCAAGGGATTCCGGTGCTGCTGGCTGACCGCGTGACTCCGACCCCCGCCGTCAGTTACGCCGTGGTGGCACGGAAGACTGCGGGCGCCCTGATGGTGACGGCGAGTCACAATCCATACGTATGGAATGGAATCAAGCTCAAAGCTCCTTACGGGGGATCAGCCTCTCCGGAGATCATGCAACGGGTTGAGACCTGCGTGCCTGCGGACGACCCGGCGAGGGAGGGGAGTTCAAATAAAGGCGCCGCCAATGTCAAAACGGCCGATCTGGTCAGCCCCTACCTTGACCGTATTAGAACTCTGGTTTCGCTAGATCGCATTCGCGAGAGCGGCAGAAGGTTCGTGATCGATCCGATGTATGGTGCAGCGCGCGGATGCCTGGCGCGGTTGTTTGAAGAGGCCGGCATCAGGTTCATCGAGATCCACGGTGAGCACAATCCGCTGTTTCCTGGAATCAACCCCGAGCCGATTGATCCGCACCTGGCCGACTTGAGCCAGGCCGTTGTGAAAAGCAAATCAGATGCCGGTTTCGCTACGGACGGCGACGCCGATCGCATTGGGGCCGTTGACGCCCAGGGAAACACCGTGGATTCGCACAAGGTGTTTTCTATTTTGCTCAGGCATCTGGTTGCGGAACGCGGGCTGAAAGGTGAAGTGGTCAAAACGGTCTCGACCACCGAGATGGTTGCCAAGATTGCGTCAAAATATGGCCTGCCGCTCCACGTTACTCCCATCGGTTTCAAATACGTCTGTGACCTGATGCTGGCGCGGGACATTCTGATTGGCGGCGAGGAGAGCGGAGGCATTGCGGTCCGCGGACATCTGCCGGAGCGCGATGGCATCCTGAATTCACTTTACCTAGCGGACATCATCGCGCAGCGGGGGAAAAACCTGGGTGAACTGGTCCAGGAACTTCAGGGCGAATTCGGCCCGCACTATTACCGACGCCTGGATCTCGAAATTGACAAGAAAGCGGCGCAGCGCGTGGTGGAGCGGGTACGGCAGGGCAAGCTGAGCTCTGTAGCGAATTTCAAAGTGCTTTCCCTGGATGACCGGGACGGCGTCAAAATGATTCTGGGGAATTCTGAGTGGGTGCTGGTTCGGACCTCCGGGACGGAAAACGTTCTTCGCCTTTACGCCGAGGCGCCTTCGAAGGAGCAGGTGACGGCCCTTCTGGACGCCATCGCGGAGTTTGCGCGCCAGCAATCTCACTAA
- a CDS encoding M48 family metallopeptidase, translating into MDEAKRAKAYHRAGRILGIAGFALDVALLAALLFAGWTIGLRTFAESVTPHPALALLVYFILFGLIVQLPGVPLSYAKGYRLEHRYGLSNQTLWSWVKDEIKGLAVGGALGLLGVEFVYWTMRDWPAAWWVISATAFIAFFVLLANLAPVLLFPIFFKFKPVEDENLTGRLLELSRRADTRVRGVFEWKLSEKSKKANAALVGLGNTRRIILSDTLLEKFSADEVEAVLAHEFGHHVRHHILRMILVQALTTYLGFYLADVCLLAWGKTLGFTGVADFANLPLLILVSMGLSLLLLPCVNSHSRWLERQADDYALKAIPSTMAFITSMEKLAEINLAERRPAAWIEFIFHSHPSIEKRIAYARSAAA; encoded by the coding sequence ATGGATGAAGCTAAGCGTGCCAAAGCGTATCATCGCGCCGGGCGCATTCTGGGGATTGCGGGATTCGCGCTCGATGTTGCGTTGCTGGCTGCTCTGCTTTTTGCTGGCTGGACGATCGGCCTGCGAACCTTCGCGGAAAGCGTGACGCCGCACCCTGCCCTTGCCTTGTTGGTTTACTTCATCCTGTTCGGCCTGATCGTTCAATTACCCGGCGTTCCCCTGAGCTACGCGAAAGGCTACCGGCTGGAGCACCGTTACGGCCTGTCAAACCAGACCCTCTGGAGCTGGGTGAAGGACGAGATAAAGGGCCTGGCAGTGGGAGGCGCGCTGGGCCTGCTCGGAGTTGAATTCGTATACTGGACCATGAGGGATTGGCCGGCCGCGTGGTGGGTGATTTCGGCCACGGCCTTCATTGCGTTTTTCGTCCTGCTGGCCAATCTGGCTCCGGTGCTCCTGTTTCCCATATTTTTCAAGTTCAAGCCGGTGGAAGATGAGAATTTGACCGGACGGCTGCTGGAGCTTTCGCGCCGCGCGGACACACGGGTGCGCGGGGTGTTCGAATGGAAGCTAAGCGAGAAGAGCAAGAAGGCCAACGCCGCGCTGGTAGGGCTGGGGAATACGCGACGCATCATCCTGTCTGACACGCTGCTGGAAAAATTCAGCGCGGACGAAGTTGAAGCCGTTCTTGCACACGAATTCGGGCACCACGTTCGCCACCACATCCTTCGCATGATCCTCGTCCAGGCGCTGACGACATATCTTGGCTTCTATCTAGCCGATGTCTGCCTGCTGGCGTGGGGGAAGACGCTGGGTTTCACGGGCGTGGCGGACTTTGCAAACCTGCCGCTCCTGATTCTGGTTAGCATGGGGCTTTCCTTGCTTCTTCTTCCGTGCGTCAACAGCCACTCGCGCTGGCTGGAAAGGCAAGCGGATGATTACGCGTTGAAGGCCATTCCAAGCACAATGGCATTCATCACCAGCATGGAAAAACTTGCGGAAATCAATCTGGCGGAGCGCCGGCCGGCCGCCTGGATCGAATTCATATTCCATTCCCACCCATCCATTGAAAAGCGCATCGCATACGCCCGAAGCGCTGCGGCTTAG